The genomic DNA GGTGAGAACCGAGCGGGCTCCAGTCGAGTCGACCACGGCCTTCCACTACTAGTGCCGCATCAGGCAACGTTCGCCCTGTGGACGACGGCGCGTAGGCGCCGGTCGTCGGCGTGGCGGTTTCGCCAGATGATGTAGCGGCGGATCATGCTGCCCTGCTCTTTATGGTCGGCGTGGTCGGTGCCGTCGAGGGTGAAGTAGCGCAGGGCTGTGAACTGGGCCTCGATGCGGTTGAGCCAGGAGCTGTTGGTCGGGGTGTAGGCCATCTCCACGTTGTTCGCCGCTGCCCAGGTGCCGACGCGCTGGCACTTTTTCGTGGTCAGGTGCGGGGAGAAGTTGTCGCTGACGATCGCGATCCGCACCGTTGGTGGGTGAAGCGTGCGGAGGTAGCGGCAAAACTCCAGGAACTGGGTCCTCTTCTTGACCGGCTTGATGTGGCCGTAGAGCTTGTCCTTGGTCAGGTCCAGGGCAGCGAACAGGTGCCGGACCCCGCCGTAGCGGTTGTAGGTCGCCCGGCGCCGTCGCCGGGGCTCGCGGTCGGGGTCCTTGTGCTTACCTCCCCGTTCGGCCCACTGCCGGCCCGGGTGCGGCATCAGGTTGAGGGGCCCGAACTCGTCCATGCAGAAAATGACCTCGGGTTCACCGTCCTCGGGTATGACCTCGCCGTCTGCGATCGCATAGAGGTGCTCGACGCGGGCCTTCTTGGCCGCGTAGTCCGGATCGCGGGAGGTCTTCCAGGTCTTCAGGCGTTGAAAGGAGACGCCTTCCTCGCGGAGCAGGATGCGCAGGCCCTCGTAGCTGATGTCGTCGACCACCCCCTCGGCGACCAGGAAGTCCGCCAACTTGGTCAGACTCCAGGTCGAGAACGGCAGGTCGTGCTCGGTCGGCTTGGACTTGGCGATCTTCTTGATCTCGCGTCGTTCCGGCAACGTGAATGTCTTCGGCCGGCCGCCGGAATACTTCGGATACAGCGAGCCGAAGCCGTCCGTGTTGAAGTTGTGGATCACGTCTCTGACACGATCGTCACTGGTGAACGACACCTCGGCGATTCTCGCCACCGGCATGCCCTGAGCGGACAGCAGCACCATCTGAGCCCGCCGCCAGGTCACCACCGACCCGGTGCCCCTGCGGATGATCCGCAGCAGCCGTCGGCCCTCGTCGTCATCGATCTCACGAACCCGTACACGCTCTGGCATCCGCATAGGATCTCGCTCAATGCGCGGTCACATGGGAGCTCCAGGCGGCGCGTAGTGATTCAAGTAATCCTGCAGCCGCAGCTCGAGCAGTGGCGGTTCACGGTCGTTGACCGCATGCCAGAGGCGGTTCTCGATCCAGAACCGATGGGCAAACTCCTCGAATGACGGCGCACACCAAAGGATCGCGGCCCTCTGCTCCTCCGCATCCTCAAGATCGGCCTGCGTCTCCTCCCCATCGCGCCGCGCCTCGTACTCGAACTCGTAGTCGAGGTCGGAGTACACCACGAATGCCTCGCTCATCGGGCGGAGGTAGAGGTACCAGATGACGCAGTCCTGCTGGTCCCGGAAGAACCGCACCAGGAAGGCATCGGGCTCGACCGGACTGGGCAGCGGGTCTGAAAGATTTGTCCAGCACCCAGTTACCGAAACATCGTCCAGCGAGCCGTACAGATTCTCGGTGGTCTGGAACGTCACGAAATCCTGCGGCAAGGTGAGGCCCCTGGCGGCCAGATCCCTTGCCAGCCCATTGAGCTTCATGACCTGCCGCGGGATGAGGTCGCCAGCGTCCCCGAGCCATCGGAAGGCACCCGTGAACTGGCTGGAGTCCAGCGGCGGCAGACTCTCAAGGGAGTAGTGCTCATAGGTGTATTGGCAGGCACGGTACTTGCCGAGGTCGGTGGCGCACCAAGCGGCGTCGAAGTCGACCGAAGACAGGGCAGACCCTGATTGTTCACTCATCGGAACCCCTGAATGATCATTGGGAGCGGAGTTGTCGGCGTCAGCATCACATTGGCCACCGACAACTCCTGCCGAGGAGCGCGCGTGGACGAGCCCTCAGGCTCGGTCAAGAGGGCGAACGTTGTCTGATGCGGCACTAGGAGCGGGCCGACCCGGGTGGAACGCCGGGTCCTCGTGCGATGGCGGCGGCTGAGCGGTCGCGGCGGGGCTCGTCCCAGCTGTCGAACTGTGCGGTGAGCCACCGGGGGTCGACCTGCCAGGTGCGGCAGAGGTTCAGCAGGGATGCGCCGTTGCGGTAGGCGTGGAGTACGTCGTCGCGGTGGAGGAGTAACTCTACTCGTGCGGCTTTGACTTGGGCTCTGGTGCGGCGGGGCAACGGTCCTTCTCCTCTGGGGTTGTGGGGTTGCTGGGCTGTTGGGCTGTGGGGTTACGGGTGTTCCACGACTTTCACGCCGCGTAGTTGGCGGATGAGGAGGGAGGCGAGCATGCCGGGGTGGCGGGGTTGGTTGTAGGGGGAGAGTTGGCCGTTGTCGGTGGTGGTCCAGCCGGTGGTGGTGAGGGTGTAGAGGGTTCCGGCTACGCCGTGGGGGTGGGGTTTGCGTACGCGGAGGAGGGTGTGTTCGCCGTGGCGGAGGAAGGGGCATTGGCGGGCGGAGATGTGGGCGTGTTCGGTGCAGAGCGGGGGCATGGTGGTGAGGGATTTCTCGGGCCAGGTGGGGGGTGAGTCCTGGCGTCGCCAGTCGATGAAGAGCCAGCCGTCCTTGTTGCGGTCGGCGGGCCGGGCGCAGATCTGGCAGAGGAGCTGTTCCATGCAGGTGCGCTGGCGGGTGGGGTGGAGGGAGTCGTACTGGATGTGTCCGGGGTCGTCGGATTCCTCGACGCGGACCCAGAGGTTGCCGTGCTTGTCCCGGTCCTGGGGCCGTTCGTCCCGGTAGACGAGGTGGGGCCCTTTCGCGGTGAACCCGATGTCCAACGCGGATTGCAGGGTGCCCCTGTCGGTGCTCCGTGAGGCGACGTACGGGGTCAGGAGAGGCATGGTTCCTCCTTGAGTTGTCTGGCGGCCCGGGGTGGCCGGGCGGGGCGGCCGGTGAGGTGGAGGTGGAGGCCGGTGGCGGGGTCGGTCACGGTGAGGAGGGGGGTGTGGGGGCGGGTTTCGAGGTGGTGGAGTGCGTGGGCCTGGTGCTGGTCGGTGGTGGCCCAGGTGCGGAGTGCTGTGGGGGCGTGGGTGCTGTGGAAGGTGACCGGCCGTACGTCGTTGCTCGTGTGGGTCCAGGGGGTGGTGCCTGGGGGTATGGGCTGTCCGTGTGCGTCGGCGAGGCGGAGTGCTTGTGTGCGGAGCCAGCGCAGGGCGAGGCGGCGGTTGGGTGCGGTGGTCCGGCCGAGGGGGACGGGGTGTGGTGTGGCTCCGGTGGTCATGGCGATCTCGGCGATGTAGGTGGTGCCTGTCGCGGCGGCGGCGGCGGCGGTGTTGCGTTCGGCAAGGCTGGGGCTGGGGTCGGGGTGGGTGAGGTGCCGGAGCAGGTCGCCCGCTGCTTCGACGGCGTGGAGTTCGGCGGTGCGTTCCGCGTCGCGCCGGTGGATCGCGGCGTCCAGTCCGGCGAGGAACAGGGCCCGGTAGGCGGGGTCGGTCTCGATGCGTCGCAGCTCGGTGAACAGCGGCTGGGGCCGGGGTGGTTGTGGGGTGAGGGCCCGCGTGATCCGGCGGGCGTACTGGCGGATGAGGAGTGCGGCGGCTCCTGCGGTGAGGGCGAGCCGGACGGGTAAGTGCGCGAAGGGCCTGGTCACAGCAGCCGGCCCTCGCTCCGGGCGTTGCGCCGCGCGTTCTCGGCCCGAAGACGCTCTATGCGGTCCACGGGACGGACATCCTCGGGCACGGCTTCCCACTCCTGTCCGCCGCAGACCGGCCGCAGCGACCAGTACGGGCCGGCAATCCCACGGAACTCGCCCACGCGGTCGGCGCGGCTGGTGTCGACCACGAGGGTGCCGGGGGCGGGAGTGTGGGGGGTGTGTCCGTTCGGGAGACCGTCTACTGCACACACGATCGTGCCTCTCCGTAGCTGTTCCACTACCAAGGCGGCCAGCGTGGCCTAGAGTCTGTGGCGCTTCAACTTGTTGGGCACGAACGGAAAGCTGGTGAAGGGCCCTTGAACCGCAAGGAGTTAGCCCCTGAGAGCAGTCCGGAGGCCGCCTTCGGTGCGCGAATCCGCAGGCTGCGCGAGGCTCACGGATGGAAGCAGGAAGAGCTGGGCGGACAGATGGGGTACTCCGGTACGCACATCTCTGCCGTCGAAACTGGTCGCAAGCTTCCGACTCTTCGCTTCTCGCGCAGTGCGGACCGTGTCTTCGGGACCGGGGACACCGCCGACACCTTCGAACGTCAGTGGCGTGAAATCCGGCACGGCAGCCTGCTGGAAGGCTTCCCGGAGTACGTGGGGTACGAAGGCCGGGCAGCGGAGATCCGGCTGTACGAAGTAGGCGTCCTACCTGGTCTTCTCCAGACCCCGGAATATGCAACAGTCCTCGCGGAGAGCGCCGTCAAGCGGGGGGCGATCACCCCCGAGCAGGCGCGTGAGCGGGTCTGTCTCGTCGCGGAGCGGCAGGCCGCGCTCGTCCGGAAGTCCACCGCGCCCCTCGTCCTGGTGGTGCTGGATGAGAGCTGCATCCAACGGCCCGTAGGCGGATCAGCCGTGATGGACGCGCAGTTGGCGCGACTGGTGGAGTTCGCCGAGCTGCCGAACACTGTGCTGCAGGTTGCCCCGTTCGGCATGGGGGAACGTCGCCCGTTCGACCTGCCGCTGTACATACTGACGCTCGCGGACCGCCAGCTCATGTCGTACGCGGAGTCCACCCAGCGGGGCCATCTCGAACGGGAAAGCACTTCCGTAGTCCCCCTGTTGACCGCCTACCATCAGTTGCAGGCCGAAGCGCTCTCACAAGCGGCATCCGTGGCCATGATCGAGCAGTTACGAAAGGGCACTCCGTGACGACCGAATCCCCCCGTTGGTTCAAGTCCTCGTACAGCAACAACGGCGGCGCCTGTGTCGAGGTCGCTGCCAACCTCGCCGCCTCGCGCGGCATGGTCCCCGTGCGTGACTCCAAGGATCTGAACGGCCCCACCCTGGACCTTCGTGCCGATGCGTTCGCCTCCTTCGTGGCGGGCGTCAAGGCCGGAGAGTTCGGCACTGCCTGACCCCCCGGTTCTTCGCCGAGCCGGGCAGCCCCATCGTGCGTGCGCATGGTGGGGCTTCGCGCTGATACGGCGGTTAGCTCATGTCGTACGCCGAGTCCGTCCAGTCGTCGTCACCTAGTAGGGCGTGGTCATGTGCGGTCTGTGGTGGCGTGTCCTCTTGATCGGTAGTGTCGTTGATCGGGTTTGCTGGGTGGGGAGTTGGCTGCGGTCCGGTGTGATCTGGAGAACTTCGCGGCGGAGATGTTCGAGCCGTTCGCGCGGGCGGATCAGCGTCGGTGGGCGGGGTCTATCTGCGGGGCCTGCTGCTGGACGGCGCGCGCAAGTCGGTGGAGCCGATGGCCGCCCGCCTGGGCGACTACGGGAACCGGCAGGCCCTGGCCCACTTCGTCACCTTCAGCCCGTGGGATGCGGCGCATGTGCGGGCCCGGTTGGCCTGGCGCCTGCA from Streptomyces sp. NBC_00654 includes the following:
- a CDS encoding helix-turn-helix transcriptional regulator codes for the protein MNRKELAPESSPEAAFGARIRRLREAHGWKQEELGGQMGYSGTHISAVETGRKLPTLRFSRSADRVFGTGDTADTFERQWREIRHGSLLEGFPEYVGYEGRAAEIRLYEVGVLPGLLQTPEYATVLAESAVKRGAITPEQARERVCLVAERQAALVRKSTAPLVLVVLDESCIQRPVGGSAVMDAQLARLVEFAELPNTVLQVAPFGMGERRPFDLPLYILTLADRQLMSYAESTQRGHLERESTSVVPLLTAYHQLQAEALSQAASVAMIEQLRKGTP
- a CDS encoding IS630 family transposase, with amino-acid sequence MPERVRVREIDDDEGRRLLRIIRRGTGSVVTWRRAQMVLLSAQGMPVARIAEVSFTSDDRVRDVIHNFNTDGFGSLYPKYSGGRPKTFTLPERREIKKIAKSKPTEHDLPFSTWSLTKLADFLVAEGVVDDISYEGLRILLREEGVSFQRLKTWKTSRDPDYAAKKARVEHLYAIADGEVIPEDGEPEVIFCMDEFGPLNLMPHPGRQWAERGGKHKDPDREPRRRRRATYNRYGGVRHLFAALDLTKDKLYGHIKPVKKRTQFLEFCRYLRTLHPPTVRIAIVSDNFSPHLTTKKCQRVGTWAAANNVEMAYTPTNSSWLNRIEAQFTALRYFTLDGTDHADHKEQGSMIRRYIIWRNRHADDRRLRAVVHRANVA
- a CDS encoding DUF397 domain-containing protein yields the protein MTTESPRWFKSSYSNNGGACVEVAANLAASRGMVPVRDSKDLNGPTLDLRADAFASFVAGVKAGEFGTA